A part of Eremothecium sinecaudum strain ATCC 58844 chromosome VII, complete sequence genomic DNA contains:
- a CDS encoding 6-phosphogluconolactonase (Syntenic homolog of Ashbya gossypii AEL215C; Syntenic homolog of Saccharomyces cerevisiae YHR163W (SOL3) and YGR248W (SOL4)) yields the protein MVKVYRYEDSAKLANELGLFILDEQNKALGSSSDAKRRFSIAVSGGSLVSILRQALLDNSEIAQKVQWSRWSVYFSDERLVGLDDEDSNYGAFKNAILDPLTSSGRGTGPVVYTINESLLDEDANDRIAELYAEELPEGGRLDLILLGCGPDGHTCSLFPGPSHKYLLEERNKLVCWCKDSPKPPSNRITFTMPVLEASASLAFVATGKGKRSVLERIFKQQDQTLPCALVTRRCDSKVTWFCDNDALQDRSIPTSTYSSKRL from the coding sequence ATGGTCAAAGTATATAGATACGAGGATTCAGCGAAACTAGCGAATGAGTTAGGCCTGTTTATTCTCGATGAACAAAACAAGGCATTGGGAAGCAGTTCAGACGCAAAGCGTCGTTTCAGTATTGCTGTAAGTGGCGGCTCTTTGGTTAGTATTTTGAGGCAAGCTTTGTTGGATAATTCGGAAATAGCGCAGAAGGTGCAATGGTCCCGTTGGAGTGTTTATTTTTCTGATGAGCGTCTTGTTGGTcttgatgatgaagattCCAACTATGGAGCCTTCAAGAATGCTATTTTGGATCCCTTAACATCGTCTGGACGCGGAACTGGCCCTGTGGTGTACACTATTAATGAATCACTTCTTGACGAAGATGCAAACGACCGCATTGCAGAGCTTTACGCAGAAGAATTGCCTGAAGGAGGTCGCCTAGATCTCATTCTACTGGGTTGCGGACCAGATGGGCACACGTGCTCATTATTTCCTGGCCCATCCCACAAGTATTTACTCGAGGAACGCAATAAACTTGTTTGCTGGTGTAAAGATTCCCCAAAACCGCCAAGTAACCGCATCACCTTTACCATGCCTGTATTGGAGGCTTCCGCGTCTCTAGCTTTCGTGGCCACTGGGAAGGGGAAGCGCTCGGTCCTGGAGAGAATCTTTAAACAACAGGATCAGACCTTGCCTTGTGCGCTTGTTACACGTCGCTGTGACTCCAAGGTAACCTGGTTCTGCGACAATGACGCTCTGCAGGACCGTTCTATTCCGACATCAACCTACAGTTCCAAGCGTCTCTAA
- the MGA1 gene encoding Mga1p (Syntenic homolog of Ashbya gossypii AEL216C; Syntenic homolog of Saccharomyces cerevisiae YGR249W (MGA1)): MQPKTFILQLHYMLSDSLLSPWIRWSQDDHIFCLKPYDPEFSGRVLKKNFKHGNVSSFVRQLHMYGFHKLQNGPAINAQVGAAAGHSIENQPPTHIIKSNKESMVWYFTHPSGYFYKNASQADLARIQRTSNGVGKDGKRKNGLSPVCVSILDANARSNTSPVNAAAPVRQLDTMHRYPSIPQAFPPASDSFLQAPVVQEQQQSQSTYSHPNIPKHNSSSSLDLLSHQPQHQQPLSMAAAPLGSQVRHCYLTPGINTALRSPLIGVHQQQQHQQAPPIVSNQGIYLPPTTSASEYVQYESNLQLLQRSMLTIVDILQLSPTRQDSANNLQNLNHLKTEILSMDNRWNSLRFHPVCGSSNHSSLSSETSNSINQSAHQPATATSIASMPGQPATEPRISKTSNNMNPNLIHIATENASNNLSSNGAIPQYPNFQPHHQQHKTKVPLSVFPPIQQQAQYPMYLHPQHHTHHLRTQSQG; encoded by the coding sequence ATGCAGCCTAAAACCTTTATCCTGCAACTACATTACATGCTCAGTGATAGTTTATTGAGTCCTTGGATTCGATGGTCGCAAGACGATCACATATTCTGCTTGAAACCATATGATCCAGAGTTTTCCGGAAGAGttctgaagaagaacttcAAGCATGGTAATGTCTCGAGTTTTGTAAGGCAGCTTCATATGTATGGCTTTCACAAATTGCAGAATGGGCCTGCAATAAATGCCCAGGTTGGTGCTGCTGCAGGTCATAGTATTGAGAACCAGCCTCCTACGCATATTATTAAGAGTAATAAAGAGTCAATGGTCTGGTATTTTACTCATCCCTCAGGGTACTTCTACAAGAATGCAAGTCAGGCAGATCTCGCGAGGATACAGAGGACGTCTAATGGAGTTGGCAAAGATGGAAAACGGAAAAATGGGTTATCTCCTGTTTGTGTATCGATTTTGGATGCTAATGCCAGATCTAACACCTCACCAGTGAATGCTGCTGCTCCAGTGCGTCAATTAGACACGATGCATCGTTATCCTTCCATTCCGCAAGCATTTCCGCCTGCTTCGGATTCCTTTCTACAGGCCCCTGTAGTACAAGAGCAGCAGCAATCGCAATCTACATATAGCCACCCTAATATCCCGAAGCATAATAGCAGTTCCTCGCTAGATTTACTCTCGCATCAACCCCAGCATCAGCAGCCTTTGTCAATGGCAGCAGCACCTCTTGGCTCACAAGTTCGACATTGCTATTTAACCCCGGGCATTAATACTGCATTGAGGTCGCCGCTCATCGGCGTCCAtcaacagcaacagcatCAACAAGCGCCTCCGATAGTATCCAATCAAGGGATTTATCTTCCTCCTACTACTTCTGCATCGGAATATGTTCAATATGAGAGCAATTTACAGCTCTTACAAAGAAGCATGCTAACAATAGTGGATATTTTACAGTTATCTCCCACGCGGCAGGATTCTGCTAACAATTTACAGAACCTGAACCATCTCAAGACAGAAATCTTATCAATGGATAACAGGTGGAATTCTCTACGCTTTCACCCAGTTTGTGGGTCCTCAAATCACTCTTCCCTTAGCAGTGAGACTTCGAACTCAATTAATCAATCTGCGCACCAGCCTGCTACGGCGACATCCATCGCTTCTATGCCTGGCCAACCAGCAACGGAACCAAGAATCTCTAAGACTTCTAATAATATGAACCCTAACCTAATTCACATCGCAACAGAAAATGCTTCGAATAATCTTTCATCTAATGGAGCCATTCCGCAATATCCAAATTTTCAACCACATCACCAGCAACATAAAACCAAGGTTCCTTTATCGGTATTTCCGCCAATACAGCAACAGGCACAGTACCCTATGTACCTTCACCCACAGCACCATACTCACCACTTACGTACACAGTCTCAAGGGTAA
- the RIE1 gene encoding Rie1p (Syntenic homolog of Ashbya gossypii AEL217W; Syntenic homolog of Saccharomyces cerevisiae YGR250C) gives MAIEKMKEIQPTDRSKASKRSDKADADVTVVEGNLAGLSITDPASGGSGVQEELNTSRGNSSSLQLEQLENTNLLTVRIKWAKPDNLMDDYKLQLLNRCSDAVLFNRGFPINPSIIENYEYFSDSKRLLILKENEDIYPFEVGTEEYARSYGKEMGTWLYDLVLQAQFKTFADLAEARDAIKELIVDNKHVEEWSISQNLHALTHPGNLYIRGIPKDLTVEDLLPIFTKFGPLLSLKIIVDVNTGKSLGYGFISYPLGSQAARCIKELNGNLMNGSLLFINYHVERKERERIHLDHLKEDNDDERFRGVFVGNLPSENEDGTLITPGQVFEKFKEILDPVEILSYYFPKRNSNTNIEYKDDDHSMGSNSRENIETCASQNEISPLKGYGFMKFSTHDMALKAIDVLNDYNWLDHILVVNKAVQNRPIHNHGHHHHHRSSSNRASVSSRQSSGSSMPYFGPTGPSGATIHPPSPAFPMFAPAFSVSPTGSEGVSADRSPVLSGSSGCGSPQVNSLTQGPVFTAQSPALSPDSVTAPRSRHGSFYLPSCPVIYSTSGNIPGAHSQFGHHGNAHSAAAAAAAAAFGGLPIPTRDQQESNLYVKHIPLSWKDEDLNALYSQYGEIISAKIITVGGSKNDDGEMKYTLDDVPVGTSRGYGFVCFKNPLDASRAMMATDRFQVEPNHVLYVSFAQKRGKSVSMSSSSPNSSGNSVHYSSGSGPSSSHSSYHNNSRQNPFNSIMGNYNTKFINAMIQQQNQQVNSSPNNHNQAAGHRGSWAGPNQQPSYMLPIVLPPPPPVNVPRSSSGSNKKLHDTFDSSSASGSTVIDIEQEPSALATN, from the coding sequence ATGGCAATTGAAAAAATGAAGGAGATACAGCCTACAGACAGGTCTAAAGCTAGCAAGCGTTCGGATAAGGCTGATGCAGATGTAACAGTTGTAGAGGGTAATTTGGCTGGCCTCAGTATTACTGACCCAGCTTCGGGAGGAAGTGGCGTTCAAGAGGAGTTAAATACGTCACGTGGCAATAGTTCAAGTTTACAGCTAGAGCAATTGGAGAATACAAATCTGCTTACTGTTCGCATTAAGTGGGCGAAACCAGATAATTTGATGGATGACTATAAGTTACAGCTGTTGAACAGGTGTAGCGATGCAGTGTTGTTTAATCGGGGGTTTCCTATAAATCCCTCTATCATTGAAAACTACGAGTATTTCTCTGACAGTAAACGGTTATTAATTTTGAAGGAAAACGAGGATATATATCCATTTGAGGTTGGTACTGAGGAGTATGCTAGATCGTATGGTAAGGAGATGGGAACTTGGTTATACGACTTAGTGCTACAGGCGCAGTTCAAGACTTTCGCAGACCTGGCTGAAGCACGTGACGCAATTAAGGAGTTGATTGTAGATAACAAGCATGTTGAGGAGTGGTCAATTAGCCAGAATCTTCACGCGTTGACCCACCCGGGTAACCTATATATACGTGGGATTCCAAAAGACCTGACTGTTGAAGATCTTCTTCCTATATTTACCAAGTTCGGACCTCTGTTGTCCCTTAAGATCATAGTTGACGTGAACACGGGTAAGTCACTCGGATATGGGTTTATTTCCTATCCACTTGGTTCTCAGGCGGCTCGGTGTATAAAAGAATTGAACGGGAACTTGATGAACGGTTCATTACTATTTATCAATTACCACGTGGAAAGGAAGGAAAGGGAAAGGATACACCTTGACCATTTGAAAGAAGACAATGACGATGAAAGATTTAGAGGTGTATTTGTCGGTAACCTTCCTTCAGAGAATGAAGATGGCACGTTAATTACTCCTGGACAAGTTTTTGAGAAATTTAAGGAGATACTAGATCCTGTGGAAATATTATCATATTATTTCCCAAAACGTAATTCGAACACAAATATTGAGTACAAAGATGATGACCACTCTATGGGAAGTAATTCTCGGGAGAACATTGAGACTTGTGCTTCTCAGAACGAGATCTCTCCTTTGAAAGGATACGGATTTATGAAGTTTTCGACTCACGATATGGCATTAAAGGCTATTGACGTCTTAAATGATTATAATTGGTTAGATCACATCTTAGTTGTGAACAAAGCTGTGCAAAATCGACCTATTCATAACCATGGCCACCATCATCACCACCGCTCTTCTAGCAACCGTGCGTCTGTTTCCTCAAGACAATCCAGTGGTTCAAGTATGCCTTACTTTGGTCCCACGGGCCCGTCTGGGGCTACAATCCATCCGCCATCCCCCGCTTTTCCTATGTTCGCGCCTGCTTTTTCTGTTTCCCCAACTGGGTCTGAGGGTGTCTCAGCAGATCGTTCTCCCGTACTTTCTGGATCTAGCGGTTGTGGTTCCCCACAGGTAAATTCATTAACACAGGGACCGGTTTTTACTGCTCAATCTCCTGCTCTCAGCCCGGACTCTGTAACAGCTCCACGTTCACGTCATGGATCGTTTTATTTACCGTCTTGTCCAGTGATTTACTCTACATCAGGTAATATACCAGGTGCTCATTCGCAGTTTGGTCACCACGGCAATGCTCACTCAGCGGCAGCTGCAGCCGCGGCAGCAGCGTTTGGTGGCTTGCCAATTCCGACTAGGGATCAGCAAGAATCCAACCTGTATGTAAAGCACATTCCACTATCATGGAAGGATGAGGACCTAAATGCATTGTACTCACAGTATGGGGAGATAATCAGCGCAAAAATAATCACTGTAGGGGGCTCAAAGAATGACGATGGGGAAATGAAATACACACTTGATGATGTGCCGGTCGGAACATCTAGAGGATACGGTTTTGTATGCTTTAAAAACCCCCTAGATGCCTCTCGTGCTATGATGGCCACAGACCGTTTCCAAGTCGAACCAAACCATGTGTTGTATGTCTCCTTCGCGCAGAAACGTGGTAAATCTGTAAGCATGAGCTCCTCCTCTCCTAACAGTAGTGGCAACTCTGTTCACTATTCATCTGGATCGGGCCCAAGCTCCTCCCATTCGTCTTATCATAACAACTCTCGTCAAAATCCTTTCAATTCTATAATGGGCAATTATAACACTAAGTTTATAAACGCCATGATCCAGCAACAAAATCAACAAGTGAACAGTTCCCCAAATAACCACAACCAGGCAGCAGGTCATCGCGGATCTTGGGCTGGTCCAAATCAGCAACCATCATACATGCTGCCAATTGTCCTCCCACCACCACCACCTGTCAATGTTCCCAGGTCCAGTAGTGGGTCgaacaaaaaattacatGATACCTTCGACAGTTCTTCCGCCTCCGGTTCTACAGTGATTGACATTGAGCAAGAGCCAAGTGCCCTTGCTACAAATTAG
- the DNA2 gene encoding bifunctional ATP-dependent DNA helicase/ssDNA endodeoxyribonuclease DNA2 (Syntenic homolog of Ashbya gossypii AEL218W; Syntenic homolog of Saccharomyces cerevisiae YHR164C (DNA2)) — translation MTRNDNKRTSSISVSPQKARYKSLSTVKNESGVHSSKPTTKKKKRKFGYKFAPINKLHVSVDPLQQKCGRLQTESIEPTLKNISTPGMSNSTKVAEFSFRSEDGKIGTKCLPTPQNNLHIVEGDRTRSYNDGPSEEVIWMFSPVKHGTHRHPKVQLGSLASTSPVPVSGSSSDLEENVVMRNESSTPITSNKFKSILTFPHISSNAVENTGIRKQNSARQGARSSTPAPSEIRKSMRDIDDIINDIVGDFGPTQIEIPSSPAKIERQVPATVQSSLFPEQLSPHQSPLSSGLSRASEQAISVDNKDGDDGDDSLIDILSQKYSKPRSCQVSGLPKGTPRKVDKDLSTNQNNNSSFDKVQEENTDPYHCTLSEIYDDDSLICDLEENKHLQYPTAVNPQASDNTDTNTANILRNDLIKDINSLSSTKLPEWIKLAKCGYKRDGFTRLVIISVKEFKIIKGPKQKILTCVDENGFQSTVLVRLPWVDLSFHVGDVIHIIEGKNVGNKRLLSNDIDPSTGLINDNLLILNPDLLVSATMIGNSIDCIRRSVLNFQLQEPAEPSVHMLIGSLVHELLQELLKIKTQNQEVNDKVIESTLDGIIEYHMLSILMCNETKETIKDTIFKFHVGNLKQFICEYVKDSNRNCQVNVVGFSETERLSISNVIDIEENIWSPMFGIKGFIDATVEAHIGHNKKLIAPLEIKTGKSKAIAHEAQGSIYTLLLTDRYDLQVEFHLMYYSRTNDLIKHPRSLHSLKHLLILRNQLAQRLKHNLNVINDKTSDIDVELPPILQSSVCDKCNIKDKCMVLNKLLENGNKNDSGLIQGEYEHLTDHLTSNIKEYSAFFKKYNRLLHLEESSINSASKELYLMTGEERERTNGRCLHGLIISAVNLTGGLYHYKFTRSHNGAGFPSIANGQVSCNDIVYISDEVGHFSLSHGTVKEITDNYILVACRRRFDMDNIHESFGINEKKIIRSVLTYDDSVSNHEKSMRKDITYRIDLNEYHFGLALARFNLLNLFMPEVNPGEEYVDEKGNAVFLKRWQGGNTKTRKLLVEGISPRFSKQPLISYKLPENQFNPDQVRAIDKVMRCKDYALVVGMPGTGKTTVIAQIIKILASNGKTVLLTSYTHSAVDNIIQKLLSCEFGILRLGQKPKIHPAVRHLAKDFSNITTNKDLRRSINTPMVVATTCLGINDPILSLRDRDFDYVILDEASQVSLPIALGPIRFADKSILVGDHHQLPPLVKNDIAKAQGLQETLFEFLCDLHPTSVVELTFQYRMNSDIMALSNELIYNGKLKCANSTVAGRKLPLSLHDSVTTSWVREVLDPFRSVVMVDYDNIPSIKEIAERDNIRNPGEVTLVSELVNGLIASNFPPSDIGIMALYRSQLRLLRNELSHHSPKLEILTADQFQGRDKHCIIISLVRTNLKVNGRTLLSELRRVNVAMSRAKSKLILVCSKRTLDTIHEIRGFIALLQANGWVYSLPPPHS, via the coding sequence ATGACGAGGAACGATAATAAGCGgacttcttcaatatctgTATCTCCCCAAAAAGCTCGGTACAAGAGTCTATCAACTGTAAAGAATGAAAGTGGTGTTCACAGCTCTAAACCAACTacaaagaagaagaagagaaagtTTGGTTACAAATTTGCCCCAATTAATAAACTTCATGTTTCGGTAGACCCTCTGCAACAGAAATGTGGTCGTTTGCAAACGGAAAGTATAGAGCCCacattaaaaaatatttCAACACCAGGGATGAGCAATTCTACTAAAGTCGCGGAGTTTAGCTTCAGAAGTGAAGATGGAAAGATTGGAACCAAATGTTTACCTACCCCGCAGAATAACCTGCACATTGTAGAAGGCGATAGGACCAGATCGTATAACGACGGCCCATCTGAAGAAGTAATATGGATGTTTTCTCCTGTAAAACATGGAACACATAGACATCCTAAGGTTCAATTGGGATCATTGGCCAGTACATCACCTGTGCCTGTATCTGGCTCCAGCAGTGATCTCGAGGAGAACGTAGTGATGCGAAACGAGTCATCTACGCCCATTACTTCTAATAAATTTAAGTCAATTTTGACTTTTCCACATATTAGCTCCAACGCCGTAGAGAATACTGGAATTCGTAAACAGAATAGTGCCCGCCAAGGCGCCCGAAGCTCTACGCCAGCCCCTTCTGAAATAAGAAAATCTATGAGAGACATCGATGATATCATTAATGATATCGTAGGGGACTTCGGGCCAACGCAAATAGAGATTCCAAGCTCACCTGCGAAGATAGAGCGACAGGTTCCAGCTACAGTTCAAAGTAGTTTATTTCCGGAGCAGTTATCACCACATCAGTCCCCCTTAAGTTCCGGACTTTCAAGGGCTAGCGAACAAGCAATCAGTGTTGACAATAAGGACGGAGATGATGGAGATGACTCTCTAATTGATATCTTATCTCAAAAATACAGCAAGCCAAGATCTTGCCAAGTATCGGGGTTACCAAAAGGTACACCAAGGAAGGTTGACAAAGACCTGAGTACAAATCAAAACAATAATTCTAGTTTTGATAAAGTCCAGGAAGAAAACACTGATCCTTACCACTGCACTTTATCCGAGATATATGATGACGACTCTTTAATCTGTGATTTGGAGGAGAATAAGCATCTTCAATATCCGACAGCTGTAAATCCTCAGGCATCGGATAACACAGATACTAATACTGCTAATATATTGCGCAATGATTTAATAAAAGATATAAACTCTTTAAGCTCTACAAAACTGCCAGAATGGATTAAACTTGCCAAATGTGGCTATAAGAGAGATGGTTTCACCAGACTAGTAATCATATCAGTAAAAGAATTCAAAATAATCAAAGGACCAAAACAAAAAATCCTCACTTGTGTTGATGAAAACGGTTTTCAGTCTACTGTTCTGGTACGCCTACCATGGGTTGATTTATCATTTCACGTTGGAGACGTGATACACATCATAGAGGGCAAGAATGTTGGCAATAAGAGATTGTTATCAAACGACATAGATCCTTCCACTGGTTTGATTAATGATAACcttttaattttaaatcCAGATCTTTTAGTTTCAGCTACAATGATTGGAAACTCAATTGACTGTATTAGAAGATCAGTCCTTAACTTCCAGTTACAAGAACCGGCCGAACCAAGTGTACATATGCTTATCGGTTCTCTGGTACATGAGCTATTACAAGAGCTGCTGAAAATAAAAACTCAAAATCAGGAGGTCAATGATAAAGTCATTGAGAGTACCTTAGATGGCATTATTGAATACCATATGCTCTCTATACTAATGTGTAATGAAACAAAGGAAACCATTAAAGATACAATTTTCAAGTTCCACGTTGGTAATCTGAAACAATTCATTTGCGAGTATGTTAAAGATTCAAACAGAAACTGCCAAGTCAATGTGGTAGGCTTCTCTGAAACCGAGAGGCTTAGTATCTCAAATGTAATAGATATCGAAGAGAATATATGGTCACCCATGTTTGGCATAAAGGGTTTTATCGACGCCACTGTGGAAGCACATATAGGTCATAATAAAAAACTGATTGCTCCTTTGGAAATAAAGACGGGCAAGTCGAAAGCGATTGCACATGAGGCTCAAGGTTCTATCTATACTTTGCTATTAACAGACAGGTACGATCTCCAAGTTGAGTTTCATTTGATGTACTATAGTCGGACTAATGACCTTATAAAACATCCGAGATCACTTCATTCATTAAAGCACTTGTTAATATTACGGAACCAGCTAGCACAAAGGTTAAAGCACAACTTGAATGTAATCAATGATAAAACCTCCGATATCGATGTAGAACTACCGCCAATATTACAATCATCAGTGTGCGATAAATGTAACATTAAAGATAAGTGCATGGTACTGAATAAATTACTAGAAAATGGCAATAAAAATGACAGTGGGCTAATTCAAGGTGAATACGAGCATCTCACAGATCACCTGACTAGTAACATCAAGGAATATAGCGCATTTTTTAAGAAATATAACAGATTGTTACACCTTGAGGAGTCTAGTATCAATAGCGCATCAAAGGAATTATACTTAATGACaggagaagaaagagaacGCACCAATGGGCGATGTTTGCATGGACTCATTATCTCAGCAGTCAACTTAACTGGGGGCTTATATCATTATAAATTTACCCGCTCCCACAATGGTGCTGGATTTCCATCAATTGCAAATGGCCAGGTTTCTTGCAATGATATAGTATACATCAGCGATGAGGTAGGCCATTTTTCCCTAAGCCATGGAACTGTAAAAGAGATTACAGACAACTATATTCTGGTAGCttgcagaagaagatttGATATGGACAACATTCATGAAAGTTTTGGTAtaaatgaaaaaaaaataataaGGAGCGTTTTAACTTACGATGACTCCGTTTCCAATCACGAGAAATCCATGCGAAAGGATATTACCTACCGAATTGACCTCAATGAGTATCATTTTGGCTTAGCACTCGCAAGGTTTAATTTGTTAAATTTATTCATGCCTGAAGTTAACCCGGGAGAAGAGTACGTTGATGAAAAAGGTAATGCAGTATTTCTGAAGCGTTGGCAAGGTGGTAATACAAAAACCAGGAAACTTTTGGTAGAAGGAATATCACCACGGTTCAGCAAGCAACCATTGATCAGTTATAAATTGCCTGAAAACCAATTTAACCCAGACCAAGTACGTGCAATTGATAAGGTAATGCGCTGCAAAGACTACGCATTGGTGGTTGGTATGCCCGGAACCGGGAAGACAACAGTAATTGCACAGATAATAAAAATCCTGGCATCTAATGGCAAAACCGTGCTTCTCACATCGTATACGCACTCTGCTGTTGATAATATCATCCAAAAGCTGTTAAGCTGTGAGTTTGGAATCTTAAGATTAGGACAGAAGCCCAAAATTCACCCTGCGGTACGGCATCTTGCTAAGGACTTTAGCAATATAACAACAAATAAGGATTTACGCAGAAGCATTAACACACCAATGGTAGTCGCAACTACATGTCTGGGCATAAATGACCCTATACTCAGCCTCCGCGACCGAGATTTTGACTATGTAATTCTCGATGAGGCAAGTCAAGTGTCTCTGCCCATAGCTTTAGGTCCAATTCGTTTCGCTGACAAGTCGATTCTTGTAGGTGATCACCATCAACTTCCTCCATTAGTAAAAAACGATATTGCCAAAGCACAAGGTCTCCAGGAAACTTTATTTGAGTTCCTCTGCGATCTTCATCCCACAAGCGTTGTCGAACTCACCTTTCAATACCGCATGAATAGCGATATAATGGCGTTATCTAACGAATTGATTTACAACGGAAAACTAAAGTGCGCAAATAGCACTGTAGCAGGACGTAAACTACCCCTATCCTTACACGATTCAGTTACTACTTCCTGGGTCAGAGAAGTATTAGACCCGTTCAGGTCCGTCGTAATGGTCGACTACGATAACATACCCTCCATAAAAGAAATAGCCGAAAGGGACAATATAAGAAATCCAGGGGAAGTTACTCTAGTCTCAGAACTGGTAAATGGCCTCATAGCTTCAAATTTCCCGCCATCGGACATCGGTATAATGGCCTTATATAGGTCCCAACTACGTCTTCTACGCAATGAACTTTCCCATCACTCCCCAAAACTGGAAATCCTAACTGCAGACCAGTTCCAAGGTAGAGACAAGCATTGCATTATTATATCCCTAGTAAGAACTAACCTAAAGGTTAATGGCCGTACTCTACTAAGTGAACTTCGTAGAGTAAACGTCGCCATGTCTCGCGCTAAGAGTAAACTAATCCTAGTATGCTCCAAACGAACTCTAGACACAATTCATGAAATCAGGGGGTTTATTGCTCTCCTGCAAGCGAACGGTTGGGTATATTCACTCCCTCCCCCGCATTCGTAG
- the DFG16 gene encoding Dfg16p (Syntenic homolog of Ashbya gossypii AEL219W; Syntenic homolog of Saccharomyces cerevisiae YOR030W (DFG16)), with protein MRGHYTPWRKLELEIIDAAAAFNCTINMLTGGDIKIHVNTTVSTYRSNNPAWFIKCMNQANYTLLTKSLEHISLQDNLFKNYRDSFLGSAVMYGSSLPAACTIAWIMVLVLALLPAKSHYANRGPVFIYTLSYAIGLTLFATHLTRNVFQKQYQLNYQNISEVALKINKHMILKFNLYLNSILANLAWLQVVYHMFHNYRQSKRRWIPYWLKNHSTRILFIGIPLSIADAIVGGINLFWSPSNVAEGERRLISKYEASYYLHVFIEFLIFVLFTISIYYHVYQFFIQTIDYVQQREDDNETQSKWATLKDTYSAYKYTIPILLHNTLAFAFFAIGITVNFFKYNGMFYWCFIVTSFFRVVITVSVWALLGILEKQEHILRKKTILGRKISDEDMLFVEPSSSLLGFNSGETVEVDQNQCSSKEIGHRERTTDNYNSNSGYSWFSRRVNIFKKNIGSFTADNYELQTKELHSFTILSDSNSVETELGRNIIFDDDTWYTDTFSSVDE; from the coding sequence ATGAGAGGTCATTATACGCCGTGGAGGAAGTTAGAACTGGAAATTATAGATGCTGCAGCGGCGTTCAATTGCACGATAAATATGCTTACAGGAGGAGATATAAAGATTCATGTTAATACAACAGTCTCAACTTATCGATCCAATAATCCCGCATGGTTTATAAAATGTATGAATCAAGCTAACTACACTCTACTGACAAAATCACTAGAACATATATCGTTACAGGATAACTTATTCAAGAACTATAGAGACTCTTTTCTAGGGAGCGCGGTGATGTATGGAAGTTCGCTACCGGCAGCATGCACTATAGCTTGGATCATGGTGCTTGTATTAGCCTTACTCCCAGCCAAAAGCCATTATGCGAATAGGGGACCAGTATTTATTTATACTTTATCTTATGCAATTGGCCTAACGTTGTTTGCAACCCATCTTACGAGGAACGTATTTCAGAAACAGTACCAACTAAATTACCAAAATATATCAGAGGTTGCGTTAAAGATCAATAAGCATATGATATTGAAATTCAATTTATATCTTAATTCTAttctggctaacctagCGTGGTTGCAAGTCGTCTACCATATGTTCCATAATTACAGACAGTCAAAAAGACGGTGGATCCCGTACTGGTTAAAGAACCATAGCACTCGAATACTATTTATAGGGATTCCTTTATCAATTGCTGATGCAATAGTTGGAGGCATTAATCTATTCTGGTCGCCTTCCAATGTTGCGGAAGGCGAAAGAAGACTCATTTCAAAATACGAGGCATCTTATTACCTTCATGTGTTCATCGAATTTCTGATATTTGTTCTATTCACTATTTCCATATACTATCATGTTTACCAATTTTTCATTCAAACTATAGATTACGTTCAGCAGCGAGAAGATGACAATGAAACACAGTCTAAATGGGCCACCCTAAAAGATACCTATAGCGCCTACAAATATACAATTCCAATACTGTTACACAATACCCTAGCTTTCGCATTTTTCGCTATTGGGATAACAGTAAATTTCTTCAAATATAATGGTATGTTTTACTGGTGTTTTATAGTCACTTCTTTCTTTAGGGTTGTTATTACAGTAAGTGTGTGGGCATTATTAGGTATACTGGAGAAACAGGAACATATTCTACGAAAGAAAACGATTTTAGGCAGGAAAATTAGTGACGAAGATATGTTATTCGTGGAACCAAGTAGTTCTCTGTTGGGATTTAATTCAGGCGAAACCGTTGAAGTTGACCAGAATCAATGCTCCTCAAAGGAAATAGGTCATAGGGAAAGGACTACTGACAATTATAACAGTAACTCGGGATACAGTTGGTTCTCTAGAAGGGTAAATATCTTTAAAAAAAACATTGGGTCATTCACAGCTGATAACTATGAGCTGCAAACTAAAGAATTACATAGTTTCACAATTTTATCCGATAGTAATAGTGTTGAAACTGAACTGGGAAGAAACATTATCTTTGATGACGATACATGGTACACAGATACTTTTTCATCAGTTGATGAATAA